One stretch of Flavobacterium sp. 9 DNA includes these proteins:
- a CDS encoding type IX secretion system membrane protein PorP/SprF, with protein sequence MITKIFSFVLMFTAIECYAQQDAQYTQYMYNTINVNPAYAGSRGALSVFGLYRTQWVGLDGAPETSSFSVNTPINNSNLGVGVSLVNDKIGPTNENNLSVDLSYTVQTSADFKLSFGIKGTANLFNLDINKLNPEIAGDPQFQDLDNKFSPNVGAGVYWHSDKAYIGFSIPNFIETNRYDDNDVAIYKDKINYYLMAGYVFDLDKYQYIKFKPAVLAKMVEGAPLQVDVSANFMFYDKFMVGVAYRWSASVSAMVGFQITDGLYLGYGYDRETTNLNNYNSGSHEIFLRYEFFKNNGKITTPRFF encoded by the coding sequence ATGATAACAAAAATATTTTCGTTCGTTTTGATGTTTACGGCTATTGAATGTTACGCGCAGCAGGACGCTCAATATACGCAATACATGTATAATACTATAAACGTAAATCCTGCCTACGCCGGTTCTCGGGGAGCTTTAAGTGTTTTTGGATTATACCGTACCCAGTGGGTTGGCTTGGATGGAGCACCGGAAACAAGCAGTTTTTCGGTCAATACACCTATCAACAATAGCAATCTGGGAGTAGGTGTTTCATTAGTCAATGATAAAATTGGTCCAACCAATGAGAACAATCTCTCCGTAGATCTCTCCTATACCGTTCAGACTTCTGCCGATTTTAAGCTCTCTTTCGGGATCAAAGGAACGGCAAATTTATTCAATCTTGATATTAACAAATTGAATCCGGAAATTGCGGGAGATCCACAGTTTCAGGATCTCGACAATAAATTTTCTCCAAATGTTGGAGCCGGGGTTTACTGGCATTCTGATAAAGCTTATATTGGTTTTTCAATCCCAAATTTTATTGAAACAAATCGTTATGATGATAATGATGTAGCTATCTACAAAGATAAAATCAATTATTATCTGATGGCTGGATATGTTTTTGATCTTGATAAATACCAATATATAAAATTCAAACCTGCTGTACTTGCCAAAATGGTAGAAGGCGCACCCCTTCAGGTAGATGTATCAGCCAATTTTATGTTTTACGACAAGTTTATGGTGGGGGTCGCTTACAGATGGAGTGCTTCAGTGAGTGCCATGGTAGGATTTCAGATCACAGACGGACTTTATTTAGGTTATGGTTATGACCGCGAGACTACAAACTTAAATAATTACAATTCAGGATCGCATGAGATATTCCTGCGTTATGAATTCTTCAAAAATAATGGTAAAATTACCACTCCGCGTTTCTTCTAA
- a CDS encoding gliding motility-associated C-terminal domain-containing protein has translation MIKMNVKYSLISILFIGNLAAQTINIGELSVAPNTQLSTLFDFDNKPNGDVLNDGNFYVYANFKNDGLVTFTDLGNGKTFFLGNKTQLIEGSQISHFQNIEFNNTSSLMPFHLSTVISVNNLAEYKFGVIDADSYDGKMIFEEKAFHSDASNLSFVDGEVENIGNLNFEFPVGDNLYFRPSYHDKAANTTNVYTTQYFLDSTGVLHPYTSKEDTILSIDEVEYWNITQDQGSEKIVLTLTLDTNTTPLAFFFQENSLTELAIVRWDTSTSKWINEKGVTTDLLAGANYSKMVTTQVSGYGIFTIAIVKKTNITPDSDVVIYNAISPNGDGINDKFVIKGIDKYPDNRVEIYNRWGVKVFDADSYNENDNMFKGYSDGRTTVDRSVGLPAGTYFYILKYKKGNETINKTGYLYISNDK, from the coding sequence ATGATAAAAATGAACGTAAAATATAGTCTTATATCAATACTTTTTATTGGTAATCTTGCAGCGCAAACAATAAATATTGGCGAATTGTCAGTTGCGCCCAATACACAACTTTCAACTCTTTTTGATTTTGATAATAAACCAAATGGAGATGTTTTAAATGACGGGAATTTTTATGTTTATGCCAATTTCAAAAATGACGGATTAGTTACTTTTACTGATTTGGGTAATGGAAAAACTTTTTTTTTAGGAAATAAAACACAATTGATTGAAGGTTCTCAAATTTCTCATTTTCAAAATATTGAATTCAATAATACATCGTCATTGATGCCTTTTCATTTAAGTACCGTGATCAGTGTCAATAATTTGGCAGAGTACAAGTTTGGAGTAATAGATGCGGACAGTTATGATGGCAAAATGATTTTTGAAGAAAAAGCTTTTCATTCAGATGCAAGTAATTTGAGCTTTGTTGATGGAGAAGTTGAAAATATTGGAAACTTAAATTTTGAATTTCCTGTGGGAGATAATCTTTATTTCAGACCCTCATATCATGATAAAGCAGCAAATACAACCAATGTTTATACAACTCAGTATTTTTTGGATAGTACAGGAGTTCTTCACCCTTATACCAGTAAGGAAGACACAATTTTATCTATTGATGAGGTCGAATATTGGAACATAACCCAAGATCAGGGAAGTGAAAAAATTGTCTTAACACTAACTTTAGATACCAATACAACGCCTCTAGCTTTTTTCTTTCAAGAGAACTCTTTAACTGAATTAGCAATCGTACGTTGGGACACTTCCACATCAAAATGGATTAATGAAAAAGGTGTCACTACAGATCTTCTTGCTGGAGCAAATTATTCAAAAATGGTTACAACCCAAGTAAGTGGCTACGGAATTTTTACGATAGCGATAGTTAAAAAAACAAATATTACCCCTGATAGTGATGTAGTTATTTACAATGCAATATCGCCTAATGGAGATGGTATAAACGACAAGTTTGTGATAAAGGGAATAGACAAATATCCTGATAATAGAGTTGAAATTTATAATCGTTGGGGAGTAAAAGTATTTGATGCAGATTCTTATAACGAAAATGATAATATGTTTAAAGGATATTCAGACGGACGAACTACAGTTGATAGAAGCGTTGGCCTTCCGGCTGGAACTTATTTTTATATTTTGAAGTATAAAAAAGGAAATGAGACCATCAATAAAACGGGGTATTTATATATCAGTAATGACAAGTGA
- a CDS encoding site-specific integrase produces MLESSFGLIFFLKVPRNKGSVRSVYLRITVDGIPKETSIKRIWEMNRWSQKEERAIGNKEDAKILNSFLDTLEGQVNQYKNDLIYSQQSISSEKIINFILGKNVPKTKVLEEFELHNYEVLALVDKKEYAIGTYKRFEVAIKHAREFIFFKYRLKDMEFKDLNYEFVKDYEFYLKTVKNCNNNTTLKYISQLKKIVMRAIDKEIITKDPFRTFKGRKTKTNKKPLTAHELYTIENHNFLTERLNNVRDIFVFQCYTGLAYVDVLQLKISNIKIGLNGEKWIMSERQKTGLATNIPLLPKALEIMDKHKEHPLCLERRSVLPVISNQKMNEYLKEIAEVCGLDVILNTHKARRTFGSTVTLGNDVPIHVVKEMLGHSSVKQTEEYAITEQAAIGREMQGLTKRLAAKENVSCDLNLQTIERMEKELSEMKKKLALKLGN; encoded by the coding sequence ATGTTAGAAAGCAGTTTTGGATTAATTTTTTTTTTGAAAGTACCAAGGAATAAAGGAAGTGTTAGGTCTGTGTATCTTAGAATTACAGTTGACGGTATTCCAAAAGAAACCTCTATTAAGAGAATCTGGGAAATGAACAGGTGGAGCCAAAAAGAAGAACGTGCTATTGGAAACAAAGAAGATGCTAAGATTCTTAATTCGTTTCTTGACACACTTGAAGGACAAGTCAACCAGTATAAAAATGATTTGATCTACTCTCAACAGTCAATTAGTTCTGAAAAAATAATAAATTTTATTTTGGGCAAGAATGTTCCTAAGACAAAGGTGCTTGAAGAATTTGAACTTCATAATTATGAGGTGCTTGCTCTTGTGGATAAAAAAGAATATGCAATAGGAACTTATAAACGATTTGAAGTTGCTATAAAACATGCCAGGGAATTTATATTCTTTAAATATCGTTTAAAGGATATGGAGTTTAAAGACCTTAATTATGAATTTGTAAAGGATTATGAATTTTATCTCAAAACGGTCAAAAACTGTAATAACAATACAACTCTTAAATACATCTCTCAATTAAAGAAAATTGTGATGAGAGCTATTGACAAGGAAATTATAACAAAGGATCCTTTTAGAACATTTAAAGGCAGGAAAACGAAAACAAATAAAAAACCGTTAACGGCACATGAACTTTACACAATTGAAAATCATAATTTTTTGACAGAAAGACTTAATAATGTGAGGGATATATTTGTTTTTCAATGTTATACAGGTCTTGCCTATGTTGATGTTTTGCAATTAAAGATAAGTAATATAAAAATTGGTCTGAATGGTGAGAAATGGATTATGTCAGAGCGTCAAAAAACTGGATTAGCAACTAACATACCCTTATTGCCAAAAGCTCTTGAAATAATGGATAAACACAAAGAACATCCACTGTGTTTAGAGAGAAGATCTGTCCTGCCTGTCATCTCAAACCAGAAAATGAATGAATATCTAAAAGAAATTGCTGAAGTATGTGGATTAGATGTAATTTTAAATACACATAAAGCAAGAAGGACTTTTGGAAGTACTGTAACTCTAGGTAATGATGTACCTATACATGTTGTAAAAGAAATGCTAGGCCATTCATCTGTTAAACAGACTGAGGAGTATGCTATAACCGAACAAGCAGCAATCGGCCGTGAGATGCAGGGATTAACGAAAAGACTTGCGGCTAAGGAAAATGTTTCATGTGATTTAAATTTACAAACAATCGAGCGGATGGAGAAGGAACTTAGCGAAATGAAAAAGAAACTGGCATTAAAGCTTGGGAATTAA
- a CDS encoding acetyl-CoA C-acyltransferase yields MNKRVVIVSAVRTPIGSFMGGLSTVPAPKLGAAAIKGALQKINLDPKLVDEVFMGNVVQAGVGQAPARQAALFAGLSNEVAATTVNKVCASGMKAVMFAAQAIACGDAEIVVAGGMENMSLIPHYVQMRNGNKFGPATMLDGMQKDGLTDAYDNNAMGVCADLCATEYNISREEQDNFAIQSYERSAKAWDAGKFDNEIVPVEVPQRRGEPVIVSKDEEYTNVKLDKIPSLSAVFTKDGTVTAANASTINDGAAALVLMSEEKAIALGLKPLAYIKGYADAAQEPKWFTTSPAKALPKALDKAGIAIGDVDYFEFNEAFAVVGLANSKILGLDNDKVNVNGGAVSLGHPLGCSGARIIVTLLNVLEQNNAKTGAAAICNGGGGASAIVIERA; encoded by the coding sequence ATGAACAAAAGAGTTGTTATCGTTTCTGCCGTTAGAACACCTATCGGAAGTTTCATGGGAGGTTTATCTACCGTACCCGCACCAAAATTAGGTGCTGCCGCTATAAAAGGAGCACTACAAAAAATTAACCTTGACCCAAAATTAGTTGATGAAGTATTCATGGGGAATGTGGTTCAAGCCGGAGTTGGACAAGCTCCAGCACGTCAGGCTGCACTTTTCGCCGGTCTATCTAATGAGGTTGCTGCAACAACAGTAAACAAAGTTTGCGCTTCAGGAATGAAAGCTGTTATGTTTGCTGCACAGGCAATCGCTTGTGGCGATGCTGAGATTGTAGTGGCTGGAGGAATGGAAAACATGAGTTTGATTCCGCACTACGTACAAATGCGTAACGGAAACAAATTTGGTCCTGCAACAATGCTTGACGGAATGCAAAAAGATGGTTTGACAGATGCTTACGATAACAACGCAATGGGAGTTTGCGCTGACTTATGTGCAACTGAATACAACATTAGCCGTGAAGAACAAGACAATTTTGCTATTCAATCTTACGAAAGAAGTGCAAAAGCTTGGGATGCAGGAAAATTCGACAACGAAATTGTTCCTGTAGAAGTTCCGCAGAGACGTGGCGAACCAGTTATTGTTTCTAAAGACGAGGAATACACTAATGTCAAATTAGACAAAATCCCTTCTTTAAGCGCTGTTTTTACAAAAGACGGAACCGTTACAGCCGCAAACGCATCAACAATCAATGATGGAGCTGCAGCTTTGGTTTTAATGTCTGAAGAAAAAGCAATCGCATTAGGATTAAAACCTCTAGCCTACATAAAAGGTTATGCAGATGCTGCTCAAGAACCAAAATGGTTTACTACGAGTCCTGCAAAAGCATTACCAAAAGCTTTAGACAAAGCCGGAATTGCAATTGGCGATGTTGATTATTTCGAATTCAACGAAGCATTTGCCGTTGTTGGATTAGCCAATTCAAAAATCCTTGGTCTTGATAACGATAAAGTAAACGTAAATGGTGGTGCAGTTTCTTTAGGACATCCTCTTGGATGTTCAGGAGCAAGAATCATTGTAACTTTACTTAATGTTTTAGAACAAAACAATGCTAAAACCGGAGCTGCTGCAATTTGCAATGGTGGTGGTGGAGCATCAGCAATTGTTATCGAAAGAGCTTAA
- a CDS encoding C40 family peptidase: MFGICNLAIVPVRSEPSDRSEIVTQLLFGEHIEILERQNQWARIKIQFDDYEGWVDSKQYQIISEANYKQLSNDAIILNADLIDYISAPENLLLPIPLGASLSFLNNSEINTANFDFEGTKTSGIKPKSAIVNTAFMYLNAPYLWGGKTPFGIDCSGLTQMVYKLNGYKIHRDASQQALEGEPLSFIEESEAGDLAFFDNAEGNIIHVGIIMDNNYIIHASGKVRIDRLDHLGIYNPELNKHTHNLRVIKKII; this comes from the coding sequence ATGTTCGGAATTTGCAATCTAGCCATAGTACCCGTTCGATCTGAGCCAAGTGACAGAAGTGAAATCGTTACACAACTTTTGTTTGGTGAACACATCGAGATTTTAGAACGCCAAAATCAATGGGCCCGAATAAAAATACAATTCGATGACTACGAAGGTTGGGTAGATTCTAAACAATATCAAATTATCTCAGAAGCAAATTACAAGCAATTGAGCAATGACGCCATTATTCTTAATGCCGATTTGATTGATTATATCAGTGCGCCTGAAAATTTATTATTACCGATTCCGCTTGGTGCATCTTTATCATTTTTGAATAATAGCGAAATCAACACTGCAAACTTTGATTTCGAAGGCACAAAAACAAGTGGCATAAAACCTAAAAGCGCAATAGTAAATACCGCTTTTATGTATTTGAACGCACCTTATCTTTGGGGCGGAAAAACACCTTTTGGAATTGATTGTTCGGGTTTAACCCAAATGGTTTACAAACTAAACGGATACAAAATTCACCGTGACGCTTCACAACAAGCCCTTGAAGGCGAACCTTTAAGCTTTATTGAAGAAAGCGAAGCAGGAGATTTAGCCTTTTTTGACAATGCCGAAGGAAACATCATTCACGTAGGTATTATAATGGACAATAACTACATCATTCACGCAAGTGGAAAAGTACGCATTGACCGTTTAGACCATTTAGGAATCTATAATCCGGAACTCAACAAACACACCCATAATTTGCGCGTAATCAAGAAGATTATTTAA
- a CDS encoding antitoxin Xre/MbcA/ParS toxin-binding domain-containing protein — protein sequence MAKIAPKTKPFDTQRSIDNASGKVISIRKSTLYSGGKEYSWSNKLERVGVIRSGIPYDSIEEISRRLNNPVKSVLAIVGIPQTTYNKKKSEHLLLDSRDSELVILINELIDYGLEVFNHEEEKFQRWLKKPNLSIGGSTPENMLDTMTGINEVKFSLNRLEFGNLA from the coding sequence ATGGCAAAAATAGCACCAAAAACAAAACCTTTTGACACTCAAAGAAGCATTGATAATGCCTCTGGAAAAGTCATATCTATCAGAAAGTCTACACTTTATTCTGGCGGAAAGGAATACAGTTGGAGTAATAAATTGGAGCGCGTAGGAGTTATCAGATCTGGTATTCCTTACGATTCAATCGAAGAAATTAGCCGACGATTGAACAATCCTGTAAAATCAGTTTTAGCCATTGTAGGTATTCCTCAAACTACTTACAACAAGAAAAAAAGCGAACATTTATTACTAGATAGCCGAGATAGCGAACTTGTAATTCTCATAAACGAATTAATAGATTATGGTTTAGAGGTTTTTAACCATGAAGAAGAAAAATTTCAGAGATGGCTAAAAAAACCAAACCTTTCTATTGGCGGAAGCACGCCTGAGAATATGCTCGATACGATGACAGGAATCAATGAGGTAAAATTTAGCCTTAACAGATTAGAATTCGGAAATCTGGCGTAA
- a CDS encoding RES family NAD+ phosphorylase, whose translation MIVFRIEREKYLTTTLTGIGASMTEGYRWNSLNTRIVYTADSRALATLEVSVHLDLSEDLPSDRFYVEIEIPDDVLIQEVNIKDLPDIWNSKPPSLITQTIGDDFVYYNETAILKVPSSIVPQEFNYLINPNHEDASRIKVLSTKRMIFDSRFKH comes from the coding sequence ATGATAGTATTTAGAATCGAAAGAGAAAAATACCTCACCACTACCCTAACCGGAATTGGAGCTTCAATGACCGAAGGTTATCGCTGGAATAGTCTGAACACGCGAATAGTTTATACAGCTGACAGCAGAGCTTTGGCTACACTTGAAGTTTCTGTACATTTAGATCTTAGCGAAGACTTACCTTCTGATCGTTTTTATGTAGAAATTGAAATTCCGGACGATGTCTTAATTCAGGAAGTGAACATAAAAGACCTACCGGATATTTGGAATTCAAAACCACCATCTTTAATAACCCAAACGATTGGTGATGATTTTGTATATTATAACGAAACCGCAATACTAAAAGTTCCAAGTAGCATTGTACCTCAGGAATTTAATTATCTGATCAATCCAAATCATGAAGATGCTTCAAGAATTAAAGTTTTAAGCACCAAAAGGATGATTTTTGATTCCAGATTTAAACACTAA
- a CDS encoding AraC family transcriptional regulator: MKKENLYEPFTVSFETLDEYPDVGDRHNFFELVYILGGTGRQCINKNIFEYDAGHLFLLTPEDCHNFTIETKTEFFFLRFNDIYLKNSSLQNENIQRLEYILQNANHQPGCILKNHADKCLVKVMVEAIIREHQDKDVYNKELIQQLVNTLIIVVARNIAKYLPEQVNIGCEAKAMDILQYIQNNIYYPERIKAESISDYFGISNTYLGRYFKKHANETMQQYISNYKTKLIEHRLQFSDKRINEIAYEFGFTDESHFNKFFKKQRGNSPSEFRKVIRISA; the protein is encoded by the coding sequence ATGAAAAAAGAAAATTTATACGAGCCTTTTACGGTTTCTTTCGAAACGCTGGACGAATATCCGGATGTTGGTGATCGTCATAATTTCTTTGAATTGGTTTATATTTTAGGCGGAACGGGAAGGCAATGTATCAACAAAAATATTTTTGAATATGATGCGGGACATTTGTTTTTATTGACGCCTGAGGATTGTCATAATTTTACAATTGAGACCAAAACGGAGTTTTTCTTTTTGAGGTTTAATGATATTTATTTGAAGAATTCGAGTTTGCAGAATGAGAATATTCAGCGTTTAGAATATATTCTGCAAAATGCAAATCATCAGCCAGGTTGTATTTTGAAAAATCATGCTGATAAATGTCTGGTAAAAGTTATGGTTGAAGCAATTATTCGCGAACATCAGGATAAAGATGTTTATAATAAAGAATTGATTCAGCAATTGGTGAATACTTTGATTATTGTGGTTGCCAGAAATATTGCCAAGTATTTACCTGAACAGGTAAACATTGGTTGTGAAGCCAAAGCGATGGATATTTTGCAATATATTCAGAACAATATTTATTATCCTGAAAGAATTAAAGCGGAATCTATCAGTGATTATTTCGGAATCTCGAATACGTATTTAGGACGTTATTTCAAGAAACATGCTAATGAAACGATGCAGCAATATATCAGTAATTACAAAACAAAACTGATCGAACATCGCTTGCAGTTTAGTGATAAACGTATTAACGAAATTGCGTATGAATTTGGTTTTACGGATGAAAGTCACTTTAATAAATTCTTTAAGAAACAAAGAGGGAATAGTCCATCTGAGTTTAGGAAAGTAATAAGAATTAGTGCATGA
- a CDS encoding aldo/keto reductase: protein MEYRKLGNTELELSTITYGAFAIGGNMWGGNEKKDSIDSIHASIDHGVTTIDTAPFYGFGLSEEMIGEALKSKDRSKVQLLTKFGLVWDGSNQGKGEFFFDAEDNGKKIPVYKYASKSNIIKEVEESLKRLQTDYIDLLQIHWPDATTPIHETMEALETLIQQGKIKAAGVSNYSIEQIKEAQKTIQLASNQVPFSMLNQAIQTDLVPLTIAENIGIIAYSPMERGLLTGKYFTDSKLKDNDHRNGYFGQFDLQKVKTLVEELSSLANAKHISISQLVLRWTTLQKGITIVLAGARNAEQAISNAKTLDFDLSVSELDFINQAISKLK, encoded by the coding sequence ATGGAATATAGAAAATTAGGCAATACTGAACTTGAATTATCAACTATTACATACGGTGCATTTGCCATTGGCGGAAACATGTGGGGCGGAAACGAAAAGAAAGATTCAATCGACTCCATTCACGCATCAATCGATCACGGCGTAACCACAATCGACACCGCTCCATTCTACGGATTTGGATTAAGCGAAGAAATGATTGGCGAAGCTTTAAAATCAAAAGATCGTTCAAAAGTTCAATTATTAACCAAATTTGGTTTAGTTTGGGACGGAAGCAATCAAGGCAAAGGAGAATTCTTTTTTGATGCCGAAGACAACGGAAAAAAAATCCCGGTATACAAATACGCATCAAAAAGCAATATCATTAAAGAAGTCGAAGAAAGCTTAAAACGCCTTCAAACAGATTATATCGACCTATTACAAATTCACTGGCCAGACGCTACAACTCCAATTCACGAAACAATGGAAGCGCTTGAGACCTTGATTCAGCAAGGAAAAATCAAAGCAGCCGGAGTTAGCAATTATAGTATCGAACAAATTAAAGAAGCACAAAAAACAATACAATTAGCCTCAAATCAAGTTCCTTTTAGCATGTTAAATCAGGCAATTCAAACTGATTTAGTTCCGCTTACAATTGCAGAAAACATTGGAATCATTGCTTACAGCCCAATGGAAAGAGGTTTATTAACCGGAAAATATTTCACCGACAGTAAACTAAAAGACAACGATCACAGAAACGGATATTTCGGTCAGTTTGATCTTCAAAAAGTAAAAACTTTAGTCGAAGAATTAAGTTCATTAGCAAACGCAAAACACATTTCGATTTCACAATTAGTATTGCGTTGGACAACTTTACAAAAAGGAATCACCATAGTTTTAGCCGGAGCAAGAAACGCAGAACAAGCAATTTCAAACGCAAAAACATTAGATTTTGATTTATCTGTTTCTGAATTAGATTTCATTAATCAGGCAATTTCAAAATTAAAATAA
- a CDS encoding NAD(P)H-dependent oxidoreductase gives MKKIFIINGSQNFAHSGGKFNETVTDWTIEYLKSKNYEIKTTDIKQDFDLDLEVEKFVWADAVIYHTPVWWFQLPNLFKKYIDDVFTAGHQKGIYKSDGRSRVNPDINYGTGGMLHGRKYMLTTSWNAPATAFTLPGEFFEETSVDDGAMFGFHKMNKFVGMEKLDGFHFHDVEKGATAENISIFKENYTKHLEKTFNF, from the coding sequence ATGAAGAAAATATTTATCATCAACGGAAGTCAAAATTTTGCACATTCAGGTGGAAAATTCAATGAAACCGTTACCGATTGGACAATCGAGTACTTAAAAAGCAAAAACTACGAAATTAAAACAACTGATATCAAGCAAGATTTCGACTTAGATCTAGAAGTAGAAAAATTCGTTTGGGCAGATGCAGTGATTTATCACACACCAGTTTGGTGGTTTCAATTGCCAAACCTTTTCAAAAAATACATCGACGACGTTTTTACTGCCGGACACCAAAAAGGAATTTACAAAAGCGACGGAAGAAGCAGAGTAAATCCTGACATCAATTACGGAACTGGCGGAATGTTACACGGCCGTAAATATATGCTAACCACAAGTTGGAATGCGCCTGCAACAGCTTTTACACTTCCGGGAGAATTCTTCGAAGAAACATCTGTAGATGACGGAGCTATGTTTGGTTTCCATAAAATGAATAAATTTGTAGGTATGGAAAAACTGGACGGTTTCCACTTTCATGACGTTGAAAAAGGTGCAACTGCCGAAAACATTAGCATTTTTAAGGAAAATTACACAAAACACTTAGAAAAAACTTTTAACTTTTAA
- a CDS encoding putative quinol monooxygenase, giving the protein MISITAIFKSKTENIEQVQGMLNHLVTETRKEDACVRYDLHHSDNVFIIWEEWKDQPGLDIHNNQPYLLDFVDKSESLVAAPIQVYKTVQIL; this is encoded by the coding sequence ATGATCTCAATTACAGCAATTTTTAAAAGTAAAACCGAAAATATAGAACAAGTTCAAGGCATGTTAAATCATTTGGTTACCGAAACCAGAAAAGAAGATGCTTGTGTTCGTTACGATCTTCACCATAGTGATAATGTTTTTATTATTTGGGAAGAATGGAAAGATCAACCAGGTCTTGATATCCATAATAATCAACCGTATTTACTTGATTTTGTTGACAAAAGCGAAAGTTTAGTCGCTGCACCAATTCAGGTTTATAAAACAGTACAAATACTATAA
- a CDS encoding zinc-dependent alcohol dehydrogenase family protein: protein MRALLTNTYESEFVSTEIEKPTPKKGEVLVKIHASGVNPIDNKIRLGLSPYASPVLPAVLGTDLAGVIEAIGEGVTEFKVGNEVYGLAGGVLGLQGTLAEYTAVDADLLAIKPKNLTMKEAAGVPLVLLTAWEGLIDRAKVQKGDKVLVHAGAGGVGHMVVQLAKNLGAEVYATVSEQKADFVKSFGATPIDKNTPVEDYVNQYTDGNGFDVIYDTLGGQSFDDSLKAIRHYGQIASCYAFGTHTLATSSLRSASIHGVFVLHPMIGNERRKHHGDILKQTTKLIEEGKLKPIIDSRKFTLDNAMEAHKAVSDGSAVGKIVVDII, encoded by the coding sequence ATGAGAGCACTATTAACTAATACTTACGAATCTGAATTTGTAAGCACCGAAATCGAAAAACCAACTCCTAAAAAAGGAGAAGTTTTAGTAAAAATACACGCAAGTGGCGTAAACCCAATCGATAACAAAATCAGACTTGGACTTTCGCCTTATGCATCACCGGTTTTGCCTGCCGTTTTAGGAACTGATCTTGCTGGAGTAATCGAAGCAATTGGCGAAGGCGTTACAGAATTTAAAGTTGGTAACGAAGTTTACGGACTTGCCGGAGGTGTTTTAGGACTTCAGGGAACTCTAGCCGAATATACTGCTGTCGACGCTGATTTATTGGCTATAAAACCAAAAAACTTAACCATGAAAGAAGCTGCCGGAGTTCCGCTGGTATTGCTTACCGCTTGGGAAGGTTTAATCGATAGAGCCAAAGTACAAAAAGGCGACAAAGTTCTGGTTCATGCAGGAGCCGGAGGTGTTGGTCATATGGTGGTTCAGCTTGCCAAAAATCTTGGTGCCGAAGTTTACGCAACAGTTTCTGAACAAAAAGCAGATTTTGTAAAATCATTTGGAGCAACTCCAATTGATAAAAATACTCCAGTTGAAGATTACGTAAATCAATACACAGACGGAAACGGTTTTGATGTAATTTATGATACACTTGGCGGACAATCTTTTGATGATTCCTTGAAAGCCATTCGTCATTACGGTCAAATCGCAAGTTGTTATGCCTTTGGAACACATACTCTTGCAACAAGTTCACTCCGTTCTGCAAGTATTCATGGCGTTTTTGTGCTTCATCCAATGATTGGTAATGAAAGAAGAAAACATCATGGTGATATCCTGAAACAAACTACAAAACTAATTGAAGAAGGAAAATTAAAACCAATTATCGATTCAAGAAAATTCACTCTGGACAATGCCATGGAAGCGCATAAAGCTGTAAGTGATGGTTCTGCGGTTGGAAAAATTGTTGTTGATATAATTTAA